One window of the Shewanella khirikhana genome contains the following:
- a CDS encoding sugar MFS transporter has product MATAPSPSVAATQVSDGAGNFRFALASLTTLFFMWGFITCLNDILIPHLKAVFNLNYAQAMLIQFCFFGAYFLVSVPAGALVKRVGYQKGIVVGLLTAALGCGLFYPAAVSATYGVFLGALFVLASGITVLQVAANPYVTALGPVGTASSRLTLTQAFNSLGTTIAPAFGSVLILSVAAGASAQAEAEAVKLPYLLLCGMLVVLALVFALLKLPHIQGQEDETLEGDATKPVSALSHRHLLLGAIGIFVYVGGEVAIGSLLVNFLGQPHVAAMEEAQAAHYIAFYWGGAMVGRFIGAAVMQKVPAGKVLGFNAFMAALLVVVAVMSEGAVAMWAILAVGLFNSIMFPTIFSLALKNLGPATAQGSGILCLAIVGGAIVPLAQGLIADAAGLSVSFLLPVLCYAYILFYGLKGSTPTGEQA; this is encoded by the coding sequence ATGGCAACTGCACCCAGTCCAAGCGTTGCAGCTACCCAGGTCAGCGATGGAGCGGGTAACTTCCGTTTCGCGCTGGCCTCGCTTACCACACTGTTCTTTATGTGGGGCTTTATTACCTGCCTGAACGACATTCTTATTCCGCATTTAAAGGCGGTATTTAACTTAAATTACGCCCAGGCGATGCTTATCCAGTTTTGCTTCTTTGGCGCCTACTTTTTGGTGTCGGTGCCTGCCGGGGCGCTGGTCAAGCGGGTGGGTTACCAAAAAGGCATTGTTGTGGGGCTGCTGACCGCCGCCCTTGGCTGCGGTCTTTTCTACCCGGCGGCGGTGTCGGCCACCTATGGCGTGTTTCTGGGGGCGCTGTTTGTGCTTGCCAGCGGCATTACCGTGCTGCAGGTGGCGGCAAACCCCTATGTCACCGCCCTTGGGCCGGTGGGAACCGCATCAAGCCGCTTAACCCTGACCCAGGCCTTTAACTCGCTTGGCACCACTATCGCACCCGCCTTTGGCTCAGTGCTGATTTTGTCGGTAGCCGCAGGCGCCTCCGCTCAGGCAGAAGCCGAAGCGGTCAAGCTGCCATATCTGCTGCTGTGCGGCATGCTGGTGGTACTGGCGCTGGTGTTTGCACTGCTGAAGCTGCCCCATATTCAGGGCCAGGAGGATGAAACCCTGGAGGGTGACGCAACAAAACCGGTCTCGGCGTTAAGCCATCGTCATCTGCTGCTGGGCGCCATCGGGATTTTTGTCTACGTGGGCGGCGAAGTGGCCATTGGCAGTCTGCTGGTGAACTTCCTCGGTCAGCCCCATGTGGCGGCGATGGAAGAAGCACAGGCGGCGCACTACATTGCCTTTTACTGGGGCGGCGCCATGGTAGGCCGCTTTATCGGCGCGGCGGTAATGCAAAAGGTGCCAGCGGGTAAAGTGCTGGGATTCAATGCCTTTATGGCCGCGCTGCTGGTGGTGGTCGCCGTGATGAGTGAAGGCGCCGTGGCCATGTGGGCGATTCTGGCGGTGGGGCTGTTTAACTCCATTATGTTCCCGACTATTTTCAGTCTGGCGCTGAAAAACCTTGGCCCGGCAACGGCTCAGGGCAGCGGTATCCTGTGTCTGGCCATCGTCGGCGGCGCCATAGTGCCACTGGCGCAAGGGCTGATTGCCGATGCGGCGGGGCTGTCGGTGTCTTTCCTGCTGCCGGTGCTGTGCTATGCCTATATCCTGTTTTATGGCCTTAAGGGTTCAACGCCGACGGGGGAGCAAGCATGA